In the Arachis stenosperma cultivar V10309 chromosome 8, arast.V10309.gnm1.PFL2, whole genome shotgun sequence genome, GAGTAAGTTTCCGTTTCGGCAGTGCTGAGCTATGGAGGATGTCCATAAGACAGTAGGGTTTGGGTCTGAGGATTTTTGTGTGTGTCTTAACAACAAACTATGATGTTTGGTGATGTTGGGTTTTATGGAAGACTTGGAATTTGTCTGAGGTGGAGGATGGGGGAATGATGATGTTGGGGTAGCTGTGCACGCAGGTTGCAGCATGGTTCCTTACGGTTATGGACTTATGGGTACCccctctttcttttttgttttgttttctttattctactctttttttctttttcttttttaagtaaataaataaaaaggaaatattatattattatgttGAAAATATAAACATTCTCTTTGACAGAAATACTCCGATATTATGCCTTAAGTTTCATGTGGTACTCACTGGATCACCAAACTAAATTTGAAGGTCTATTATCTATTATCTCTTCGATTTGTATGCCATCGCATGAAatcaaaattaagaaaaaaaaatcctcAAAAACATGTGACCATGTTTTATAGGATTTATGGCATTTCTGAGTTCGGCAGAATACTATTTCATATCACTATCAGCTTCAATTTTTCAACGGCTATGGTCCAattgaagaaggaagaaaaatgTTGGTTCAATTTTTCTTCCTAATACAGCTATACAAGTGACATTTTCAACTTCTCATTTTTGGTGACAAGCATGAATGAGATTGAAGAACTCTGCACTCTCTTTTGCTTGAGCTTTAGCCCTACCACCAACTTCCCTGCATTAATCTTGCACCTTTTTTAAGTCTTTTTGGACAAAGAAGTTGTCCGGTAGGAACATAACACACAAACTACAAGTAACATGATAATCAAGTACTAGGACTAGTAGTTAGGCACCTTCAATCAATCAGTATCAAACTTGTAATATGAATCATAACAACCTTTGTTTTAACATTTGTAATATGCTGGCTAAGTTGTTGCTATGCATGTGTAACAATCAACCTTGTATTGTATGGATAACAGAAGACTTACCAAATGAAGTTTCTATAAAGCCAAATACTAAAATAGGACAAAACAAAAACTCTTTATCTACATCTTGGAATAGTATTTTGAAGTGTTTCACTGTccacaaacaacacaaaaatcACAAAGCAAACAATGTATACTACCTTTTCGGCTGCAGTAACAGAAAATGGAAAATTCTTTATTCAGGTAAATAGCACTATAGTCTATGGCAATAAGAACCACAAATTGCACCGGACTTGGCTCCAAAATCATCTAGCATCAGCAGAGGTAAAAGAATCAGCAAAACCAGAAGGCTTGGCTGCTATACTTCCTCTACTGTTTTCAGTACTGGCACCATAGCTAAATTCATTGCTCTCTGCTTCCTTCCAAATCTTCAGCATTTGTGGGAGCGGTCTACTGTAGTCAATACCAGAGTCGTAATCTAACTCATCGTCAACCGGTTTCCATTTCTCAACCAACGCCACGAGTACATTCACCACATGACTCATATCCGGCCGGTGGTGTGCCTCCCTTGCAGTGCAGTGTCCGGCGAGTTCAGATACAATGGATATGCTCTCGAAAGCTTCGTCAGTTGCTTCCAAAGCTGGATCAATGGCAGCCATGAgcttttctttgtttgatttgaTTCGCCAAAACCATTCTGCTAGATATCGTCTTTCCTCCGGCCGGCTCTCATCAAGCGCTGTTAGTCCAGTCAGTAGTTCCATCAGGACCACCCCATAGCTGAACACATCAACTTTGGTGGTGATTTTCCCCATCACTGAAACATATAGACAAAACTTAGTATGCGGAGCTAGATGGATCAAACTGAGAAAAATTGAAGATTTAAAACAAGTGAAAGATGCTAATAAACAGAGACAAACTCACAAGTGTAAAGATGCcaacaaggatgatgcaatGCATAGTAACTCATAAGTACTTAACTATAAGATAAAGGATACAAAGATCATATTCTGAAATATAAACTGATTGAACTTATAATTAGACATTATCTTCTTGTTAATTATCTAAATGTAGTAGGGCAcctgattaaaaataattgtgtAGTATATTTAGCTAGATAATTTCCTACTTTACTAGGGGCATGATAAATAGTTGTGCTTTTAGCTACTCAATGAACAGAACTAAATTTTAGAAAGGCGTTGACAATTACaaaggtaaaaaaaaattgatagcAGAGTACTATAAAACAATGTTCATTAACAAAACACTCAAAAGCAAGCACGAAAACCGAATTTACTCACTAAATTTTTCATCGGTAAATTAAGTTCTTTTAAGAACATTCCAGCTGAATACAAACATGCAGCAGATACGATGCCTTGAGAATAGTGTGATCCTGTTATTAAGTTCTAGAGGTAATTAAAAGTAACACCTCTTACCTGCATATTCAGGGGCAAGGTATCCAAATGTTCCAGCAAGCTTGGTTGCCACAGATTTTTCGCCATCCGGAGCAAGCTTCACAAGACCAAAATCCGAAACTTTTGCGTGGAAATCATCACCAAGTAGAATATTAGAAGACTTGAGGTCTCTATGGATGAAGGTCTGGCAGGCAAGACCATGAAGGTATTCGATTCCTCTAGCAACATCTAGAGCTATTGCAAGCCTTTGTGACAAAGACAATGGTTTCAATTTCAAGCTTTTCCAATGGAAAAGATGTTGGCTAAGAGCACCAAGAGGCATATATTCATAAACCAAAAGTCTCTCATTGCCTCCAATGGAATACCCCAAAAGAGATACCAAATGCCTGTGACGAACCTTTGAAAGAACAGCGATTTCAGCTTCAAACTCCTCCAGCGCCTTGCTGCTGATAACACCATGCTCCATTCTCTTCACTGCTATTTTAGTCCCATCTTCAAGTTCACCCTTGTACACAGTTCCAAACCCTCCACGGCCTAGCTCATTTTCTGAAGAGAAATGGTTGGTAACCTTGCGTAGGACTTGAACCGAAATGACAAGGTTTCCAGCCTCAATTATATGAGAGTTTTGAGTCTCACCACTAATGTTACTCAGAGAACTTGTCCCAGTCTTAGTTGATAAGCTTCCAGTGGTGGTATCTGAGACTGTGACTTTAACCACATTATCCCGATTGGATGGATCTCTCGGGTGCACCACAATGGAACTTGGAGCATCCAAGGAggcctttttcttcttcatggaACAAATGAAGAGGAAAACAACCAAAGGAACAGCAACTACAAAGACTGTAATTCCAGACACAATTGCCACTGTCTTGAATCTTTTGGAATGATCCAGTTTAGATTGACTTGAACTTGAATTCATATTGGGATCATGTGCCTTATGAGAGGAGGATGAAGGGGGTGACAGGTTGTCTGGAGAAGGATGTGAATTTTCAGGCGGCAGAGACATTCCTCCACTTTCAGTAGTAAGAAGAGGGTTTCCCACAATAACAACCTTAACATCTTCACGAAAATTTGGCAATGGGGGCTCAAGATGGTTGTCACTTAAATCAAACAACCTCAAAGATTTCAATTCAGAAAAATTACTAGGAACCATGCCAGTTATGTTATTTCCTTCTAGCCTAATTTCAAGTAATGAATCTAACTTAGCAAGTGAGGGACTAAGAGTACCGTTGAGCTCGTGCCGTGGCAAATTGATTATAGATACCTGGTGGTTGGAATTGCAGCTCAATCCGAACCATGGCCCTGTGCTCTCTGTGCTTCCAGTGCATGGATTGTTGCCTGACCAATCCGAAATGAGAAACAATGGATAGTTCAGATTATCCAGAACATCTAGCAGTGCAGTAACTTGAGGATCACATTCATGCCCTGGCTTAATTTGACAAAAGAAATTGTTACTATAAGAAACATTTGCAGCCTTAAATTCTGGTATTGGACCCATTAACATGTTATTGTTCAACACCAATAACTCAAGTTCCATTTCTGCTAGGGATTCAGGAATCAAGCCAACAAGTTGATTACTATTGAGGTTGAGCTCTTGCAAGGAAGTAAGGTTTCCAATATCATGTGGAATTCTCCCATTGAACTGATTTCCATGTAGCCAAAGCTGTCTTAGGAAAATCATTGAAGAAACAACATCAATAGGACCCGTTAACCCTTCACCTTCTTGATTGTTCAACCATAGAACCTGGATAGAAGATTGAGCAAAAGTTTCCGGAATCTTACCGGATAGCCTGTTCCCGGAAAGCCTCAGGTTCGTTAGGGAAGGCAATGTGCCTAGAAAATCCGGCAACGGTCCAACCAAATTGCAATTCACAAGAGAAAGATTGGTTAGTTGCACTGATTTTTCCAAATCAAGAGGAAATGACCAACCAGTAGTTCCATTCAATGGATTTTCTTCCAAAGACAAAACCCTCAAGCTGGTAAGTCCGTTGAAGAAATCTGAAGGGATTGCTTCAAATGCATTGTAATCCAAGAAAGCAAATTCCAACTTAGATAATCCACTGAAACTAGGCAACATCCCAGTGAGGTTGTTCCTTTGAAGGCCCAAGTTGTAGAGTTCTGAGAGCTGATTGAAATTTGGAGGCAATGTTCCTCTTAGTCCAAGATTCTTGGCCTGAATCTGAGTGACTCTATCACCACTGCAGAACACATAAGGCCATGAAGGAGGGCCACATGGATCATCTCCATCTTCCGGCCATTTCAGAAGCTCAGGATTCTCTAACCCTTTTCTGAAAGAATTCAGAACTTTGAGATCATTTGGGTCTGTGTCACCATAACACATTCTCATAATTAGGCCaaagaagagaaagaacaaCACTGCCATGATGTGGCTACCTTCCATTGTTACTCTATAAGGAAGAAAAAATAGAGAACCCCAAGTACTCAAGGAAGGAACTTTGACACTAACTCAGAACCCCATGAAGGAGAAAAAccaatgtctctgtctctctgACTTGTGTGGCCATAAAAATGAGGGGCAGTAACTGCAAGAACTAGAAACAGAGAAGCTCAGAACTCAGAAGAAGATAATTACATTGAGTGTGTGAATGAGAATGTGAATGTGAGTGTGAAAGTGAGTGCTTGTCTTGTTTGTAACTTAACTAAAAATAGGTATAAACAAAAGGGAATTAAAATTGAGAAAATGTTGAGTACCTCAGAGGATTAGGAAGAATAGAATAGAGAGAGACAAGGACATTGCAATGTGGAGTATCTTCAGCTTTTACATTTTACTCTGCTTTTCATCAGAGAAGGAAGGAACCTAAAAAAAGTGTTAGTCCACTCTTTCCTCTTCAAAccttctcttctcttccttttctttttctcttcattttttattataattctCGGCATCTTTTATGGATTGGCCTTGAATGGGAATTAtaaatctttttagtttttgtAATTTGATCTTTGAATCCTATTAACATGAAAAAGAGACAAATTTATTTACCATATGACCAGGTCAATGTTAAATAAAAGGGTAAATTTTTCTATATGGTCATTGTGTGGTATAAATGGAAAATTAAATAGTTTCCATTGGTAGCTagttttagaattttatttttgataatattaaagacaaaaaaaaggataaaatttgtcttatttaatatttattaatttattataataaataaataattaataaatattaaaaaaataaattttactgttttaattaatttattttaattaccaaacattttaattttattttataattagaaaACAGAGAGGTATTCGTAGTTATCGAGGTACCTAAATGAGTAACTCAAGTAATGTTGTAGGCTTGTAGCTGTTGACTACTTGTTGTGgggaaataaaattaattaaataaataaattacacaAATATGTGGTActaaaaagagaaaacaacaaGGGTGGTGGGTCCCATGTGTTGTCCTAGAAGTTCCATAGATTTGTTGAGCTTTTGTGATGGCGGCTCAATTCTAGGAAGGCTTCCCGCTAATGTCGGTTAACCAATGCTAACCGTATCATGCATGATTCATGACTATGTATCTTTCTCTTAAAGTAAAAACCAAAGTCTAAAACAAATAAATGAACCtgttataatattaattttaatactGCAATGCATGAAGAGTGGAGACTAGAAACGATTTAATGGTGGCTTATGGAATTCATTACAGTCAACATGAAAAACAAGTAATCAACTAGTTGCAATAAATTATTTGGTGCATTGTGTAAGAAGAACCTACACATGCATATGCTTATGGAAGTTGATTCTGCTAAAGTCATAGGGTGGAATTAAAAGAGAAGTTTCTGTGTCTTCTTTATAAAATACTGCAATTTAATTGGAGGCTGGAATTGAATTTTGAGAATTTCATAATAATAAGCTTACTCCACTTTCTACTGTTTACACATATATTCTGTCCTACTAAAATTGCTACTCCCAAAGCATAATACTTTTTGAGTTTGGCATAGCATCCTAAGTTACTTTGTAAATGGACAACTTTgcatttacataaaaaaaataaatgtagtTAATCTAATCCTATTGGGAATAATAggataatttaatttattgcaTGATGGGAGTGTATAATTAAGCCAAATTGTGATTGCCATGGAAATTCCTTATGTCAGTATAGCATCCAACAAGTATAAGGATGCATGAAATAAAGTGCACAACTGAGAATTCTGATCAAATTTTGTTGGTTCTGATTTTGTCTAACACATTTTTATCCCAAAGAATAAATTCTTATGTTAGTTTTTTAAGTGTACTTTGATCAATTTATGAAGTTGTAAGTTGACtaaaaggaagaaaaaacaAATTATTTTGCTCTTTATTTAGTGTTACAAAATAGAGGTGTGTGAACTATGAAGAAGTGACAAGCATCAAAATTAGGGTCTTCAACACATAACACATAAAGGTCATTAGAAGATTGATTTGTCTTTTTCCAAGATATAAAGTAGCATATTAATACAAACTACTATTAATGTCAATTTTACTCGAAGTGTCGGTAGTGACAATTAGGCTAATTTTCTAAGTCTAGATAATTTGTAATGAAAaccaaattatatatatatatatataagtatcaTAGTGATGTTTGTCAAAGAATCGGACCCTTTGTGGGGCTAACATGCAGACATGTTGTTAGGCAAAGTCATGAATGTGAAACTTGTTTAATCAAGTCATTGGAAATGACAATGTTTGTTTCTATGTTTAGATTTTTATCAAAGTATGCACGCCTTGTCAAAGCAATcataattttacttttacatTAGTATCTTCATTCCGCATTTTTCGCATCTCCATTGGCTTCCAAAATCAAAGAATTCAGCTCCTATAAAATGGCAGTATAAAATCAAACTTAGTCTATAATTGTTTATGCAGATGTTCAAAGTTTTAACACTATTCATGCACTAGTAGCAgaatattgtaattttttaataattatgaaACCATGGCAAAAGTACAATCATAATATCTACTATTGCATGAGACAATTCAGCTGCAGGGAAATTTTAAAATGTAGATTTTCCTTAACTCATTATTCTAGAGCTTTACAAATGAAATAGTAAATTTATACTTGAGAATAAGCTTTACTCCTCATTTTCTTCCAGTGATATGCTTAGTGAAAGTTACAACAAATtccttccttctttcttcttacTTAGAAGATATAATTAAACCCTCTTGACTTAATATTTCTGCTAAGGCCTGAGCacataagaattttttttttttccaaatgaAGTATCTCCAAAGTTAAGTAGTTCTCTTTAAAAAGGAAGTTTATCTTTTTGATAGTTTTTAATGGCATCTATAACCTTTGATGAAAATGTGTCATCCTCAGGGTAATAAGCAATAGGATCTGGCAATGGAGGCAATGATGCTAGGCTGAGAACACCCTCCAGAAATGCATGTAAACAGTATGCTGAATATGTAACATGGTATCCACCTTCTTGAACAATTACAAGGCGTCCATCACTGTGCTGTTTTGCAAGATCATGAACAATCTTCCCAATTTTTCTATAACCCTCCATTGTTAAGCATTGCCTTCCATTTGGATCAAACTGAGGCACATAAAGTAAGTAAAGATTCTTTATTGTTAGATAATGATGGAAAAAGTAAAGATAATGTGATTTGACTATTGTTAACATTGTCATGTTCCATTCAATTGAAGTCTGTAGAAGGAAATTTTACacaagtatttttttaata is a window encoding:
- the LOC130943402 gene encoding receptor-like kinase TMK3, which produces MEGSHIMAVLFFLFFGLIMRMCYGDTDPNDLKVLNSFRKGLENPELLKWPEDGDDPCGPPSWPYVFCSGDRVTQIQAKNLGLRGTLPPNFNQLSELYNLGLQRNNLTGMLPSFSGLSKLEFAFLDYNAFEAIPSDFFNGLTSLRVLSLEENPLNGTTGWSFPLDLEKSVQLTNLSLVNCNLVGPLPDFLGTLPSLTNLRLSGNRLSGKIPETFAQSSIQVLWLNNQEGEGLTGPIDVVSSMIFLRQLWLHGNQFNGRIPHDIGNLTSLQELNLNSNQLVGLIPESLAEMELELLVLNNNMLMGPIPEFKAANVSYSNNFFCQIKPGHECDPQVTALLDVLDNLNYPLFLISDWSGNNPCTGSTESTGPWFGLSCNSNHQVSIINLPRHELNGTLSPSLAKLDSLLEIRLEGNNITGMVPSNFSELKSLRLFDLSDNHLEPPLPNFREDVKVVIVGNPLLTTESGGMSLPPENSHPSPDNLSPPSSSSHKAHDPNMNSSSSQSKLDHSKRFKTVAIVSGITVFVVAVPLVVFLFICSMKKKKASLDAPSSIVVHPRDPSNRDNVVKVTVSDTTTGSLSTKTGTSSLSNISGETQNSHIIEAGNLVISVQVLRKVTNHFSSENELGRGGFGTVYKGELEDGTKIAVKRMEHGVISSKALEEFEAEIAVLSKVRHRHLVSLLGYSIGGNERLLVYEYMPLGALSQHLFHWKSLKLKPLSLSQRLAIALDVARGIEYLHGLACQTFIHRDLKSSNILLGDDFHAKVSDFGLVKLAPDGEKSVATKLAGTFGYLAPEYAVMGKITTKVDVFSYGVVLMELLTGLTALDESRPEERRYLAEWFWRIKSNKEKLMAAIDPALEATDEAFESISIVSELAGHCTAREAHHRPDMSHVVNVLVALVEKWKPVDDELDYDSGIDYSRPLPQMLKIWKEAESNEFSYGASTENSRGSIAAKPSGFADSFTSADAR